The Vanessa atalanta chromosome 18, ilVanAtal1.2, whole genome shotgun sequence DNA window ATTGTGCTTGTATTTATCTTACGAGTCAGAATTACAAAGCCTTAAAACCAAAATCacaaagtattataaatgacaatacaatattcatatgcAAAGTCAAGCCTTCATTGAATTCTACGAAAACGACGACttcttcataataaaaattatgcgtgtaatttataagatttttttcttttgcaactcaacatttgtatgtaataaaaattcagtTAAACCAGATCTGTTAATAAAATCTACATCATAGCTGCTTTGTAAGGAATCACTTAGTATCTatttcgtgaaatgttgaaccGACATACTGTCTGTACGCTATTTTCAAACGTGCATCCTTCATTATTACATCGATTTTACACTAGATAGGTaagagcaaaataaaaaatgtacaaaccACGTCAAACAGTACTTATTTTAAGCGGCTTGCTTGCCCTTGAAGCTGACTGCCTCGACCGGAGTCTGAAGTTGTAAGTGCGTACACTCccttgcctcggaaagcacgtaaactCGTCCTGCCCTTGaaatctttccggtcgtgtcggaatTGCTGTTGGATTataagagtgagggaatagagagtgtacctgtgtttgcacacacacttgtgtaatatgttctgcgtagttggctggtctcttTCGTGATTGGCCACAATCACTGAAACCAGGATGACATCATCATTAATAGGAGATATTTCTTGCAGCACAACCAAAAAGGAAATAATAACAGTATATTATAGCTTATCACATATTCATTGTCATTTCAGGTCATATGCTGTGGTGAGattcgaatttgttttatatgtgatataaaaatagaataattagataaataaatttattcaatgacaatattttaataccaaatgCAAATCTTAATAATGTTGCACAATGATTTCGGCTTTGGTCCACTCGAATTGAAATTCGAAATCAGCCACCCATTAGTAGGTATTATTGGGTAGTTAATAGTGAATAGCGGGTATTTGAAACGAGAGTTTAGCTGCATTATGTCCCTTAGGTGATTTAGAATATGTGACTttgataatatcatttttaaatagtttcgcTTTGAGATTGTGACAAAAAATTAGCTTATCATCACTTTTCGTATTAAAATGCTCCGTCCCTCTCTAAATCACGGGAACGATGTTTCAATAAGTGCTATTTTATTCTGATGCCCGTTCTTCATTGCAACATTCACGTCGTATAAAAATTTGATTTCAACTGATTTGACCTTAATACGTTACTGggtaattattgattatattttacaacatcATATTTTAACGTATCAGTTATTGTGCATAGGACATTAAACAAGAGATACAAAATAATCGATAAAAAATTCGAAATGAAACACAAATCTAAGTAATAGGtatatgtgtaatttaaaataattctacctgattagattaaaataatcagTCCGTATTTTGGTCAGCAATTTCGACCTTACGATTAcgatacttaaataaagatagataaaTCATAATAGTGATAACTCaactgataaaaataaacatcaaatttaGTCAAGTCGGTCTAATTaggtaacaattttttatcgttaaaatgttactgaaattattaatttttagtgttTTAAGTGCAATTTCAACTTCGGAGAAAGTTAGATATGACAATTATTCGCTGTACAAAATTTATCCACAGAACGAAgatcatttgaaatatttaaatgatttacaaaGAAACAGTGATGATTTACGTTTTTGGAAATTACCTTCATCCGTCAATGACTATGCGAGTGTGGTGTCTTCGCCAGAAAATAGAGCCGTTTTTGAACATTCCCTCAAGAAAAGGAGCTTGAATTATGAGGTTATGCTGGAAAACATTCAAcagtaagtttaatttttgtcCGATATTGGTGAATTTCAATTGCtacgatttgttttaaaattgtaatgtattttttagagCATTTCATGATCAATTATTCAGCAGAAAAAAACGTGATACAAGAAATCAGTTGTTTTGGACTAATTATCAAACAATGGAAGATATTTATGAGTGGTTCCATCATTTAGCTAGAACGCATGGAAATCTAGTTACAATTATTCAGGCGGGACAATCATTTGAAGGTAACATTAGTACATGGTCAAAAAAGTACCATTGAAGTACACATTGAagctttttgatatttttgaatgtGATTGTAATACGTTCAAAtgaaacgataataataataactcacGTGTAATTTAAGGGAAAGTGTTCAAGACATAGAACAAGTAGCTGAAATGTGTTTGTAATAACGTTTTAGGTCGAAATATTACTGGAGTGAAAATATCACGTAAGCCAAGTCAACGCGCTTTTTTCATCGAAGGCGGTCAAGTTGCTGCAGATTGGCTTTCTCCAACTATTACCACATATATAGTTGATCAGCTCGTGCGAGGTGATAGTCCTGAAATAAGGAAGGCTACAGAAGACTTTGAATGGCACATTTTTCCTATCCTAAACCCTGATGGTCATGAATTCACACAAAATTCTGTAAGTAATTGAACATAAAGTTCATCTCATATTTTTAGGTCATgtagttatttatgttttaatattttcaggaCAGACTTTGGCTTAAGAATCGTAGACCGACAATAGGACGTTCAGTTGGTGTTGATTTATCAAAGAATTGGAATTCACATTGGGGAGGtacagttatataatttttaaaaaaagttatctatATCACGAACATATTCAATTCTTGTAATatctttgtaataattttagtgtttgcaactaaaaaataatgttctaatacttgaaatgtaatttttagttagaGGGGGCAGCTTCGTACCAACTGATAGTAACTACTTAGGCTTAGGGCCATTTTCAGAAGTTGAGACAAGAGCTGTTTCAAGATATATGGAATCAATGGATACTAAGCTATATGGCTCACTGTCATTCAGAGGTTTTGGACAAAGACTGTTGATACCTTTTGCTCATACCACATcgcatatgtataattataatgaaacggTAAGttatcaaataacatttttatttttataatatcggtaggcggacgagcaaatgggccacctgttggtaagtggtcaccaccgcccatagacaatgacgttgtaagaaatattaaccattccttacatcaccaatatgccaccaacctcgggaaccgagatgttatgtcccttgtgcctgtagttacactggctcactcacccttcaaactggaagacaacaatactgagtggtgctgtttggcagtagaatattgattgatgagtgcgtggtacccacccagacgggcttgcacaaagccctacaaccaagtaaaacttaagaactttgttaatttaaaaactgattGCTAGTGGACAACTAATCTACAAGCATCAATTCATTCCAATCCTGGAAAACCCCATGTAGTTGATATACAATTTGCCGAAACAAATTAACAAGACCAAGTGAATGGTGATGATGATCAATCAAAGCGCATTAAAAGCaatatcaaaaacatttattaaaaaaattaaccttaCATGTTTATCCTTCAGGTTTTAATCGGTAGACGAGCAATGGGATCTTTGGCAGTCCGttataatacacaatatttgGTTGGAAATTCAATGGAAGTACatggtaaaatatttcttatttacgt harbors:
- the LOC125070961 gene encoding zinc carboxypeptidase-like gives rise to the protein MLLKLLIFSVLSAISTSEKVRYDNYSLYKIYPQNEDHLKYLNDLQRNSDDLRFWKLPSSVNDYASVVSSPENRAVFEHSLKKRSLNYEVMLENIQQAFHDQLFSRKKRDTRNQLFWTNYQTMEDIYEWFHHLARTHGNLVTIIQAGQSFEGRNITGVKISRKPSQRAFFIEGGQVAADWLSPTITTYIVDQLVRGDSPEIRKATEDFEWHIFPILNPDGHEFTQNSDRLWLKNRRPTIGRSVGVDLSKNWNSHWGVRGGSFVPTDSNYLGLGPFSEVETRAVSRYMESMDTKLYGSLSFRGFGQRLLIPFAHTTSHMYNYNETVLIGRRAMGSLAVRYNTQYLVGNSMEVHDGSTGSIADWVKHRFNPPVVFTYQLRDIGNWGYILPVNQVLPSCEETFDSVMAIIREARFINVF